The proteins below come from a single Chryseobacterium nepalense genomic window:
- a CDS encoding transglutaminase-like domain-containing protein has translation MKKIVFIALCSAQFIFVNAQKHKFLDPPKFNDADLSKQKSTLDENAPAEILYRSLHFSVDNLNGNLIKNTFYRIKIYDKDKAEEWLNLEIPLYQNGGNRETLNKVKAFTYNLENGVAVATKVDKSSSYKSKESKNISISKLAFPNVKNGSVIEYQYEVVSPFFFIIPEILIETDAPSLYTEYVLDSPANIAYNLNYTGSLLPKYKEVDERTLHGASYRTYRFAYENLKAFKTEKFVNNDRNYRTKIGAELHSTNFRELKLYSSSWEQIKDRLYEREDFGEELKKTKLAKENMPANIAGISNELDKANAIFDYVKNTFIWNKDRGLYVEDGIKKMLETKTGNAAEINLFLVMLLREAGIKADPLAISTVSNGLINLVSPNVSNMNFVIAAIQTKDGFHLYDATVKQSSIDQLPARDWNQFGILLSKDKAQQLTMSNAKASFTYLTATAKINEDGSISGSYSDRDTGTYAMFAKEFYDENADKYKKQYKENYAIDFTDIDSKVMENGDFESTMKFSSENLIDKVGKKIIINPMLFLNKNSNEFDQTEERKYMIDFITPFTRVKKIILQIPEGYAIEEMPKNKKIVTEDKEIEYSYIAEQKGNTLEVISTTKVLSPNYPKEYYPAFKQIWGVASKQENQVISLVKK, from the coding sequence ATGAAAAAAATAGTATTCATCGCTCTTTGCTCAGCTCAATTTATTTTTGTGAATGCTCAAAAACATAAATTTCTCGATCCGCCAAAATTCAATGATGCAGATTTATCTAAACAGAAATCAACTCTGGATGAAAATGCTCCGGCGGAAATTCTTTACAGATCATTACATTTCAGCGTTGATAACTTAAATGGTAATCTTATCAAAAATACATTTTACAGGATAAAAATTTATGATAAAGATAAAGCTGAAGAATGGCTGAATCTCGAAATACCGCTGTATCAGAATGGTGGTAATAGAGAAACGCTTAACAAAGTAAAGGCCTTCACTTATAATCTTGAAAACGGAGTTGCTGTAGCCACAAAAGTTGACAAAAGCTCGAGCTATAAAAGCAAAGAAAGCAAAAATATTTCTATTAGCAAGCTTGCATTTCCTAATGTGAAAAACGGTTCTGTTATTGAATATCAGTATGAGGTAGTATCTCCCTTTTTTTTCATTATTCCTGAAATTTTGATTGAAACAGATGCCCCTTCCCTTTATACGGAATACGTTTTGGACAGTCCTGCCAATATTGCATACAATCTTAATTATACAGGTTCTCTGCTGCCAAAATATAAAGAAGTTGATGAAAGAACTTTACATGGAGCGAGCTATAGAACCTATCGGTTTGCCTATGAAAATCTGAAAGCTTTCAAAACGGAAAAGTTTGTAAACAATGACAGAAATTACAGGACAAAAATAGGTGCAGAGCTTCACTCTACAAATTTTAGGGAACTGAAACTCTACTCATCATCGTGGGAGCAGATTAAAGATCGTCTTTATGAACGTGAAGATTTTGGAGAGGAGTTGAAGAAAACAAAACTAGCTAAGGAAAACATGCCGGCCAATATTGCAGGTATTTCCAATGAGTTGGATAAAGCCAATGCCATTTTTGATTATGTGAAAAATACTTTTATATGGAATAAAGACAGAGGTCTCTATGTGGAAGACGGGATTAAAAAAATGCTTGAAACAAAAACGGGAAATGCTGCAGAAATTAATCTCTTCTTGGTAATGTTGTTGCGTGAGGCCGGTATTAAAGCAGATCCTCTTGCTATTTCAACAGTAAGTAACGGACTCATTAACCTTGTTTCTCCAAATGTTTCTAACATGAATTTTGTAATTGCAGCAATTCAAACGAAAGACGGTTTCCATCTGTATGATGCTACGGTAAAGCAGTCGTCCATTGACCAACTTCCCGCAAGAGACTGGAATCAGTTTGGAATCCTGCTTTCTAAAGATAAAGCACAGCAGCTTACAATGAGCAATGCCAAAGCAAGCTTTACCTATCTCACGGCAACGGCTAAAATTAATGAAGACGGAAGTATTTCCGGAAGTTATTCAGACAGAGATACCGGAACATATGCTATGTTTGCCAAAGAATTCTACGATGAAAATGCCGATAAATACAAAAAACAATACAAAGAAAATTATGCAATAGATTTTACCGATATTGACTCTAAAGTTATGGAAAACGGTGATTTTGAAAGCACTATGAAGTTTTCATCCGAAAACCTTATTGATAAAGTCGGCAAAAAGATCATCATCAATCCGATGCTTTTCCTGAATAAAAACTCCAATGAATTTGATCAGACGGAAGAAAGAAAATACATGATTGATTTTATCACACCTTTTACAAGAGTGAAAAAGATCATTCTTCAGATTCCGGAAGGATATGCGATTGAAGAAATGCCGAAAAATAAAAAAATTGTTACCGAAGATAAAGAAATTGAGTATAGCTATATCGCAGAGCAAAAAGGCAATACTTTGGAAGTGATTTCCACCACAAAAGTTTTGAGCCCGAACTATCCGAAAGAATATTATCCTGCATTCAAACAGATTTGGGGGGTAGCATCCAAACAGGAGAATCAGGTAATCAGCCTGGTGAAAAAATAA
- a CDS encoding RsiV family protein: MKNTIAALALSPLFIISCKKNENSSTEIIKNDSVHANTFMVDSVKVSDSLKLSDSLKVKYSATMLVFPDIKNNALLDSIYFEEKNIRDFSKNGIQDWLEKDKNEYFNSIKKNSKDWISDMNFSQEWYSDKAMKLKSKLNDYVHIQYIWGSYEGGAHDNYGFSERVFDVKNGKKLQLKDITSMSTSKIESMLLKNINKINSGTTDNTGAVNNSEMLLVDVIPATENFYFDEKNLYFHYSPYEIAAFAAGDITIPISWTELKGTISPEFEKRMGITY, translated from the coding sequence ATGAAAAACACTATAGCCGCTCTTGCTCTTTCGCCACTTTTTATCATTTCATGTAAAAAAAACGAAAACAGCAGCACGGAAATTATTAAGAATGACTCTGTACACGCAAATACATTTATGGTAGATTCTGTAAAGGTGAGTGATTCTTTAAAATTGAGTGATTCTCTTAAAGTTAAATATTCAGCTACAATGCTGGTATTTCCTGACATTAAAAACAATGCACTTCTGGACAGCATTTATTTCGAAGAAAAAAATATCCGTGATTTTTCGAAAAACGGCATTCAGGATTGGCTTGAAAAAGATAAAAACGAATACTTCAACAGCATTAAAAAAAATTCTAAAGACTGGATTTCAGATATGAATTTTTCCCAGGAGTGGTATTCTGATAAAGCTATGAAACTTAAATCAAAGCTGAATGATTATGTACATATTCAGTATATCTGGGGTTCTTATGAAGGAGGTGCTCATGACAATTATGGTTTTTCAGAAAGAGTTTTTGATGTAAAAAACGGTAAAAAGCTTCAGCTAAAAGATATCACCAGCATGTCGACATCGAAAATTGAATCCATGCTTCTGAAAAATATTAATAAAATAAACAGCGGAACTACAGATAATACCGGAGCAGTTAATAATTCGGAGATGCTTTTGGTAGATGTGATTCCTGCAACGGAAAATTTCTATTTTGACGAAAAAAACCTTTATTTTCACTACAGTCCTTATGAAATTGCCGCTTTTGCTGCAGGAGATATTACCATTCCTATTTCATGGACAGAGCTGAAAGGTACCATTAGCCCTGAATTCGAAAAAAGAATGGGCATAACCTATTAA
- a CDS encoding diacylglycerol/lipid kinase family protein gives MLSNLKAFFIFASMEKVAFIINPFSAKRNYQPFLTELHAKVKNPLYYISESILGTDDFIHNHFDEIDIFVAIGGDGTISTVARNLINTQKILAIFPAGSGNGFSNETNFSKNLDELLEKLKRKKSRKIDTFTINGRLSINVSGTGFDGKVVKEFEKTTRGFKNYIKVSLKTFFKYKPKKVKFLDEKYKEYDGKYLMVNIANTRQFGNNAYIAPHASKSDGLVDMVLVKKFPITYSPLFAFRMFTKKLKDDNYITYLPISEVEFKVNTKNWHIDGEFNKIKSPIHVKVQPSSLNILI, from the coding sequence ATGCTTTCTAATCTGAAAGCATTTTTTATTTTTGCATCAATGGAAAAAGTAGCCTTCATTATCAATCCCTTTTCGGCCAAAAGAAACTATCAGCCGTTTCTTACTGAACTGCATGCCAAGGTGAAAAATCCTTTGTATTATATTTCAGAATCCATTTTGGGAACCGACGATTTTATTCATAATCATTTTGATGAAATTGATATTTTTGTAGCGATAGGAGGAGACGGAACTATTTCAACGGTAGCCCGTAATCTCATCAATACACAAAAAATTCTGGCTATTTTTCCGGCAGGTTCCGGAAACGGATTTTCCAACGAGACCAATTTTAGCAAGAATCTTGATGAACTTCTTGAAAAACTCAAACGAAAGAAATCCAGAAAAATTGACACTTTTACCATCAATGGAAGACTGTCCATTAACGTTTCGGGGACCGGCTTCGATGGTAAAGTGGTGAAAGAATTTGAAAAAACAACGCGGGGTTTTAAAAATTATATTAAAGTTTCCCTTAAAACATTCTTCAAATACAAGCCGAAAAAAGTTAAATTTTTGGATGAAAAGTATAAAGAATACGATGGTAAATACCTTATGGTGAATATTGCCAATACACGCCAGTTTGGAAATAATGCATATATAGCACCACATGCAAGCAAAAGTGACGGACTGGTGGATATGGTTCTGGTAAAGAAATTTCCAATCACTTATTCTCCGTTATTTGCATTCAGAATGTTTACCAAAAAACTGAAAGATGATAACTATATTACTTATCTCCCTATATCAGAAGTGGAATTTAAGGTAAACACCAAAAATTGGCATATTGACGGTGAGTTCAATAAGATAAAGTCACCTATTCATGTAAAAGTGCAGCCTTCGAGTTTGAATATTTTAATTTAA
- a CDS encoding dicarboxylate/amino acid:cation symporter, whose protein sequence is MKAKKLYQQLYFQVVIAIIAGILLGKFYPELGEKMKPLGDGFIKLVKMIIAPVIFITLTLGIAHMTDLKKVGRIAVKAMIYFLTFSTLALIIGLVVGNILQPGHGLNIDPTTLSGDVSQYQQKAHESTLTGFIMNIIPETLFSPLVGENILQVLLVAILMGVALVLTKEKSAKVTEFLQDLSTPVFKIVHMLMKLAPIGAFGAMAFTIGKYGLHSVLNLIFLVGTFYITSALFVVLVLGSVAWYNGFNIFKLMYYLKEELLLVLGTSSSESALPGIMEKLEKAGCSRAIVGLVVPTGYSFNLDGTNIYMTLASLFIAQALNIHLPIEKQMMLLLVAMLSSKGAAGVTGAGFVTLAATLAVVPEIPIAGMTLILGIDKFMSECRALTNVIGNSVATVVVANWEKQLDKDQLQYSLNHPRDIEKKLEI, encoded by the coding sequence TTGAAAGCAAAAAAACTTTATCAGCAGCTTTATTTTCAGGTGGTGATCGCTATAATTGCCGGAATCCTTTTAGGAAAATTTTACCCTGAACTGGGAGAGAAGATGAAACCTTTGGGTGACGGCTTTATTAAACTGGTAAAAATGATTATTGCTCCGGTAATCTTCATCACCCTTACGTTGGGAATCGCTCACATGACAGACCTGAAAAAAGTAGGAAGAATTGCCGTTAAAGCGATGATCTATTTTTTAACCTTTTCAACATTAGCACTGATTATCGGACTTGTGGTTGGAAATATTTTACAGCCTGGCCATGGACTGAATATAGATCCTACTACCCTGTCCGGAGATGTGTCACAATACCAACAAAAAGCACATGAATCTACCCTTACCGGGTTTATCATGAATATTATCCCCGAAACACTTTTTAGTCCGCTGGTGGGCGAAAATATTCTTCAGGTTCTGCTGGTAGCCATTCTGATGGGTGTTGCTTTGGTGTTAACAAAAGAAAAGAGCGCGAAAGTAACCGAATTTCTGCAGGATCTTTCCACACCGGTTTTCAAAATTGTTCATATGCTGATGAAGCTGGCACCGATTGGAGCTTTTGGAGCGATGGCTTTTACAATTGGTAAATATGGACTTCATTCTGTTTTGAACCTCATATTTCTGGTGGGGACTTTCTACATTACTTCTGCATTGTTTGTGGTGCTGGTTCTAGGTTCTGTAGCGTGGTACAATGGTTTTAATATTTTCAAACTGATGTATTACCTTAAAGAAGAATTACTGTTGGTTTTAGGAACAAGTTCGTCTGAATCTGCACTTCCCGGAATTATGGAAAAATTGGAAAAAGCAGGCTGTTCAAGAGCTATCGTAGGTTTGGTGGTTCCAACGGGATATTCTTTCAATCTTGACGGAACCAATATTTATATGACACTGGCCTCATTATTTATTGCTCAGGCTCTTAATATTCATCTTCCGATTGAAAAGCAGATGATGCTGCTGTTAGTAGCCATGCTGAGTTCAAAGGGCGCTGCAGGTGTTACAGGAGCGGGTTTCGTGACATTAGCTGCAACGTTGGCCGTTGTTCCTGAAATTCCTATTGCGGGAATGACGCTGATTTTGGGAATTGATAAATTCATGAGTGAATGCCGTGCCTTAACCAATGTAATCGGGAATTCCGTAGCAACAGTTGTGGTTGCCAACTGGGAAAAACAACTGGATAAGGATCAACTGCAGTATTCTCTGAATCATCCCCGTGATATAGAAAAGAAATTAGAAATTTAA
- the ggt gene encoding gamma-glutamyltransferase codes for MKKIIISFILFTSTVSAQYTDINILKEVKVKNKGVVVSAHPLASEAGAKILKMGGNAYDAIVATQYALAVVYPQAGNIGGGGFLVGVKNNGEKFTLDYRETAPSRASHDMYLDKTGKADTDLSQNGRLAVGVPGSIAGFFATLKHCRLPMEQLIQPAIDLAEKGFAITRQEADLLNANKEKFERHNKTGIAFVKNIPWKTGDLLIQKELAETLKRIQKSGQKGFYEGKTAELLVAEMKKGNGIITSEDLINYKVIERKALDFDYKGNQIVSMPLPSSGGILLAQMLKMASYENLEKYQQNSTKAVQIMVEAERRAYADRAEYMGDPAFIQDKTSYLISDEYLKNRWKNFSFSKATPSAEVGKIIKQPKESTETTHISVIDKDGNAAAVTTTLNGLYGSKVVVSGAGFFLNNEMDDFSIKPGVPNMFGAVGGEANSIQPNKRMLSSMTPTIILKNGKPYMVVGTPGGTTIPTSVYQSIVNVVDFKLSANLSVNAPKFHHQWLPETVAFEKNFPESTINDMEKLGYKAEKWGQIGRTEMIMIDDEGNIHAVADGRGDDSVAVE; via the coding sequence ATGAAAAAGATTATTATTTCTTTTATTTTATTTACTTCCACAGTATCAGCGCAATATACTGACATTAACATTCTAAAGGAAGTAAAGGTAAAAAATAAAGGTGTTGTTGTTTCGGCGCATCCTCTTGCAAGTGAGGCAGGTGCCAAAATATTGAAGATGGGGGGAAATGCTTATGATGCCATTGTTGCCACTCAGTATGCGCTTGCAGTGGTTTATCCGCAGGCCGGAAATATCGGAGGAGGCGGTTTTTTGGTAGGTGTAAAAAATAACGGTGAAAAATTCACACTTGATTATCGTGAGACTGCACCTTCAAGGGCTTCCCACGATATGTATCTAGATAAAACAGGAAAGGCAGATACAGACCTTTCCCAAAACGGAAGGCTTGCAGTAGGAGTCCCGGGAAGTATAGCCGGTTTTTTTGCAACACTGAAGCATTGCAGACTACCCATGGAACAACTTATTCAGCCGGCAATAGATTTGGCCGAAAAAGGATTTGCCATTACCCGCCAGGAAGCTGATCTTTTAAACGCCAATAAAGAAAAATTTGAGCGTCATAACAAAACAGGTATTGCTTTTGTAAAAAATATTCCATGGAAAACCGGCGACCTGCTTATTCAGAAAGAGCTGGCAGAAACTTTAAAACGCATCCAGAAATCCGGGCAAAAAGGATTTTATGAAGGCAAAACCGCTGAACTTCTGGTTGCTGAAATGAAAAAGGGAAACGGAATTATTACATCTGAAGATCTTATAAACTATAAAGTTATTGAAAGAAAAGCATTGGATTTTGATTATAAAGGAAACCAGATTGTATCTATGCCACTGCCATCAAGCGGCGGTATTCTTCTGGCACAAATGCTGAAAATGGCATCTTATGAAAATCTGGAAAAATACCAGCAGAATTCTACAAAAGCTGTTCAGATTATGGTGGAAGCAGAAAGAAGAGCTTATGCTGACAGGGCAGAATACATGGGAGATCCCGCTTTCATCCAGGATAAAACTTCATATCTTATTTCAGATGAATACTTAAAAAACAGGTGGAAAAATTTTAGTTTTAGCAAAGCCACCCCAAGTGCAGAAGTCGGAAAAATCATAAAGCAGCCTAAAGAATCAACAGAGACTACGCATATTTCAGTAATTGATAAAGATGGTAATGCAGCTGCTGTAACCACTACTCTGAATGGCTTATATGGAAGTAAAGTTGTTGTTTCCGGCGCAGGTTTTTTTCTAAATAATGAAATGGATGATTTTTCAATTAAGCCTGGCGTTCCGAATATGTTCGGAGCTGTGGGCGGAGAAGCAAATTCTATACAGCCTAATAAAAGAATGCTGTCTTCAATGACTCCCACAATTATTCTGAAAAACGGAAAACCTTATATGGTTGTAGGGACACCAGGAGGAACAACAATTCCCACTTCTGTTTATCAGTCTATTGTAAATGTAGTAGATTTTAAACTCAGTGCCAATCTGTCTGTCAATGCTCCAAAATTCCATCATCAGTGGCTTCCGGAAACGGTTGCTTTTGAAAAGAACTTTCCTGAAAGCACTATTAATGATATGGAAAAGCTTGGATATAAAGCTGAAAAATGGGGACAAATAGGGAGAACAGAAATGATTATGATTGACGATGAAGGGAATATTCATGCTGTTGCGGATGGCAGAGGTGATGATTCCGTAGCAGTGGAATAA
- a CDS encoding NAD-dependent epimerase/dehydratase family protein has product MESHTEKILITGALGQIGTELTNRLVEIHGAENVVASGLDRWQKGITSAGYYERMDVTNTQLVRQIIKDYEITTVYHLASLLSGTSEKQPIFAWKLNLEPLLHFCEMAKEGLIQKIFWPSSIAVFGKGIPKENVGQDVVLNPTTVYGISKMAGEKWCEYYFDKHGVDVRSIRYPGLISWKTPAGGGTTDYAVEIFYEAIEEGKYTSFISENTGMPMLYMDDAINATLKLMEAPKENLSVRSSYNLGGMSFTPKELAEEIKKEIPGFEIDYKPDFRQQIADSWPASIDDSVAKKDWGLSYEYGISEMTKDMIKNLRIKLNKKQ; this is encoded by the coding sequence ATGGAATCCCACACGGAAAAAATACTCATTACGGGTGCCTTAGGGCAAATCGGTACCGAACTTACTAACAGACTTGTTGAAATTCATGGAGCAGAAAACGTAGTTGCTTCAGGTCTTGACAGATGGCAGAAAGGTATTACTTCAGCAGGATATTATGAGAGAATGGATGTAACCAATACCCAGCTGGTGAGACAGATCATTAAAGATTATGAAATCACCACAGTGTATCATCTGGCTTCATTATTATCCGGAACTTCAGAAAAACAGCCAATTTTTGCCTGGAAGCTGAATCTTGAACCTCTTCTTCACTTCTGTGAAATGGCAAAAGAAGGACTTATTCAGAAGATTTTCTGGCCAAGTTCAATTGCTGTATTTGGAAAAGGAATTCCAAAAGAAAATGTAGGTCAGGACGTAGTGTTAAACCCTACTACCGTTTACGGAATCTCCAAAATGGCGGGAGAAAAATGGTGCGAATATTATTTTGATAAGCATGGAGTAGATGTGAGAAGTATTCGTTATCCGGGTCTTATTTCCTGGAAAACTCCTGCCGGCGGAGGAACTACAGATTATGCCGTAGAGATTTTTTATGAAGCGATTGAAGAAGGGAAATACACAAGCTTCATTTCTGAAAATACCGGAATGCCAATGCTGTATATGGATGATGCGATCAATGCAACGCTTAAACTTATGGAAGCTCCAAAAGAAAATCTCAGCGTACGTTCTTCATATAATTTAGGCGGAATGTCCTTTACTCCAAAAGAATTGGCTGAAGAAATTAAGAAAGAAATACCGGGTTTTGAAATCGATTATAAGCCTGATTTCAGACAGCAGATTGCTGATTCCTGGCCGGCATCAATTGATGATTCTGTTGCGAAAAAAGACTGGGGATTGTCTTATGAATATGGAATTTCTGAAATGACAAAAGATATGATTAAAAATTTAAGAATAAAACTTAATAAAAAGCAATAG
- a CDS encoding polysaccharide deacetylase family protein, with the protein MILLTFNVVNIVAKCKDGAEVSDEERLKISENNTKAILRILDIHDIKASFFVEISLAEKLQNLLKAISSQGHEIAFYNQNSSPEEIEDTKRMTQDFLEKQIKGIRQKDNKISYQRLKLMEFSYISNIDNAGILFPFKRLKRDTEIIEQDGLSIVPESISPYSQLPYNDFVFQVLPMKYYRNMVFETLKNDDFVLIYLNSWQFTDFARYHFDVPFYRRLNSGKKMEDKLDNLLNWINEKEMATSRMKDYIF; encoded by the coding sequence ATGATATTATTAACTTTTAACGTCGTAAATATTGTAGCAAAATGTAAAGATGGCGCTGAAGTTTCCGATGAGGAAAGGCTGAAAATTTCAGAAAATAATACGAAAGCTATTTTAAGAATTTTAGATATACATGATATAAAGGCAAGCTTTTTTGTGGAAATTTCCTTAGCAGAAAAGCTGCAGAATTTACTAAAAGCAATTTCATCCCAAGGGCATGAAATTGCTTTTTACAATCAGAATTCAAGTCCTGAAGAAATAGAAGATACAAAAAGAATGACTCAGGATTTTTTGGAAAAGCAGATCAAGGGAATCCGCCAAAAGGACAATAAAATTTCTTATCAAAGGTTGAAATTGATGGAGTTCAGTTATATTTCAAATATTGATAATGCCGGTATACTTTTTCCTTTCAAAAGACTTAAAAGAGATACGGAGATTATTGAGCAGGACGGATTGAGTATTGTTCCGGAGAGTATCTCACCTTACAGCCAGCTCCCATATAATGATTTTGTGTTTCAGGTTCTGCCGATGAAGTATTACCGGAATATGGTTTTTGAAACATTAAAGAATGATGACTTTGTGCTGATCTATTTAAATTCCTGGCAGTTTACCGATTTCGCAAGATATCATTTTGATGTTCCTTTTTACAGAAGGCTGAATTCTGGCAAAAAAATGGAGGACAAACTGGATAATCTCCTCAACTGGATCAACGAGAAAGAAATGGCTACTTCCCGTATGAAAGATTACATTTTTTAA
- a CDS encoding class I SAM-dependent methyltransferase — protein MKDTGERHIIHQQFANKSELYLHLMHIATYEYAKKLVKDKKVLDYGCGSGYGSHMLSLTAASVTGVDISKEAVDFANNEYKAPNLNFKTIAELGNEKFDVITSFQVIEHVPDDKKYTSALKQLLNPGGILIISTPDKKYRLFNYIQQPWNIFHLKEYTPESLEKLLKKYFKQVEILKIGSDSDLILEEIKRTKKQRIAVLPSTLSIYPYSLRVFLLNVQKKIFELLRKIRTGNKNPLRSEDNTSADFASQYSYEDIVFKKEMQYSTDLLAICKNEE, from the coding sequence ATGAAAGATACGGGAGAAAGACATATCATACATCAGCAATTTGCCAATAAATCTGAATTGTATCTGCACTTAATGCATATTGCAACCTATGAATACGCCAAAAAACTTGTAAAAGACAAAAAAGTCTTAGACTACGGATGCGGTTCGGGGTATGGTTCACACATGCTTTCTTTGACTGCTGCAAGCGTCACTGGTGTTGATATCAGCAAGGAAGCGGTAGACTTTGCAAATAATGAATATAAAGCTCCCAATCTGAATTTCAAAACAATTGCTGAATTAGGAAATGAAAAATTTGATGTTATTACTTCCTTTCAGGTTATTGAACATGTTCCTGATGATAAAAAATATACTTCTGCGCTAAAACAGCTTTTAAATCCCGGCGGAATCCTGATTATTTCAACTCCGGATAAAAAATACAGGCTGTTTAACTATATTCAGCAACCCTGGAATATTTTTCATCTGAAAGAATATACACCGGAAAGCCTGGAAAAATTGCTTAAAAAATATTTTAAACAGGTTGAAATTTTAAAAATAGGTTCAGATTCAGATTTAATTTTAGAAGAAATAAAAAGAACAAAAAAACAGCGAATAGCAGTTCTTCCATCCACTTTATCAATCTATCCTTACTCATTGAGAGTTTTCCTTTTAAATGTTCAGAAAAAGATATTTGAGCTTTTAAGAAAAATCAGGACTGGGAATAAAAATCCACTCCGGTCAGAGGACAATACTTCAGCTGATTTTGCATCGCAGTATTCCTATGAAGATATTGTATTTAAAAAAGAAATGCAATATTCTACAGATCTTCTGGCCATTTGTAAAAACGAAGAATAG
- a CDS encoding metallophosphoesterase gives MQRNFLIIAAVFLLLEAYIYQAIRTLTDNSWIRIGYWVITLVVYGFFAYEISNFSRADRSMMRAQIMISLFLIFILPKIFVVLFLLIDDILRTGGYLIGLAGSSENFFPERRKFLSIVGLGLGGVLSALFIDGITFGKYRHKVRRVRINFANLPKSFKGYKIVQISDVHSGSFSDPSKLEHAINLINEQNPDLVLFTGDMVNNVAEEFKPFIPLFSKIKAKDGKFAVLGNHDYGDYIQWNSPDEKRKNLDTLIDYERQAGFDMLRNEHRIIEKNGEKLYILGVENWGLKPFPQFGRIDDALKGVPESATKILMSHDPTHFDYVVKKHPGNIHLTLSGHTHGMQFGLDLKNIKWSPVQYKYPKWADLYESEGKMLYVNRGFGVLAYPGRVGVLPEITLFELA, from the coding sequence ATGCAAAGAAACTTTTTAATTATTGCTGCCGTCTTCCTCCTGCTGGAAGCATACATTTATCAGGCGATCAGAACCCTTACGGATAATTCCTGGATCAGGATCGGCTATTGGGTTATTACCCTAGTAGTATACGGTTTTTTCGCATACGAAATTTCTAACTTCAGCAGAGCCGACAGAAGTATGATGAGGGCCCAGATCATGATATCACTATTTTTGATCTTTATTCTGCCTAAAATTTTTGTCGTTTTATTTCTTTTAATTGATGATATCCTGAGAACCGGAGGCTACCTGATCGGACTGGCAGGATCTTCAGAGAATTTCTTTCCTGAAAGAAGAAAATTTTTAAGCATCGTAGGATTAGGACTCGGAGGTGTACTTTCCGCTCTTTTTATTGATGGAATCACCTTTGGGAAGTACCGTCATAAAGTAAGAAGAGTAAGGATTAATTTTGCCAATCTTCCGAAAAGTTTCAAAGGATATAAAATTGTACAGATTTCGGACGTACACAGCGGAAGTTTTTCGGATCCTTCCAAGCTGGAACATGCCATCAACCTTATCAATGAACAAAATCCTGATCTTGTACTATTCACAGGAGATATGGTGAATAATGTGGCTGAAGAATTTAAGCCATTTATCCCGTTGTTTTCAAAGATTAAAGCAAAAGATGGCAAATTTGCCGTTCTTGGCAATCATGATTATGGCGATTATATACAATGGAACTCACCGGATGAAAAGAGAAAAAACCTTGATACATTGATTGATTATGAGAGACAGGCTGGTTTTGATATGCTTCGGAATGAGCACCGCATTATTGAGAAAAACGGTGAAAAGCTATACATTCTGGGGGTTGAAAACTGGGGATTGAAACCTTTTCCGCAATTCGGGAGAATTGATGATGCGTTGAAAGGAGTTCCGGAATCGGCTACAAAAATTCTGATGAGCCACGATCCTACCCATTTCGATTATGTCGTAAAAAAACACCCGGGAAATATTCATCTGACCCTTTCCGGACACACGCACGGAATGCAGTTTGGGCTCGACCTTAAAAATATCAAATGGTCTCCGGTACAGTACAAATATCCGAAATGGGCAGATTTATATGAAAGTGAAGGAAAAATGCTGTATGTAAACAGAGGTTTTGGAGTATTGGCCTATCCGGGAAGAGTGGGTGTTTTACCCGAAATCACGCTTTTCGAACTGGCATAA